ACCTTCGTTGCTTTCATCAGCACATCGGCGCCGATTTCGGATGCGCGCAATGCGGCGGCGCTGTCGGTGGTAAAATAGGGATTGCCGGTGCCGCCGCCGAAAATCACCACGCGGCCTTTTTCAAGGTGGCGCATCGCTTTACGGCGGATAAACGGCTCCGCAACTTCCTGCATATTAATTGCCGTCATCACGCGCGTTTGAATGCCTTCGTTTTCGAGCGCCGACTGCAGCGCCAGTGAATTGATCACAGTCGCCAGCATACCCATGTGGTCGCCGGTCGTACGGTCGGTTCCGCCTTTTTCACCCGCCAGACCGCGAAAAATATTTCCGCCGCCGACCACGACCGCGATTTCCGCGCCGGCTTTAATTAATTCTTTAAACTGCCGTCCGATCGCTTCAAGGACTGCCGGGTCAATACTGAGACCTGTTTCCCGGTTCTGCAGCGCTTCGCCGCTGAGCTTCAATAAAATGCGTTTGTACTTCATTTCAATCCCTCTCAAGTTTCGAGGCGCACTATAAAAATGAACGGTCAACTATGAAAGATGAAAGTTGTGTAATGCGCGCCGGAGTTTTTTAACCGCAGATATCACGGATGGAAACGAATCTTTACACGGAGACAAGAAAGACAGCGGAGAGTTTTTTGACAGGATGAACAAGATCAGCAGGATTTTTATTGGTGAGCTTTTATCCGTGTAAATTCTGTTCATCCCGTTAAAAAAATTCTTTTTCTTTGCCTATATCCGTTTATATCTGCGATATCCGTGGTTAAAAACTTCGCGCGCCTTGCGAACTTCTGTTTGAAAAATTTAACCGGAAGATCGCAAAGGTCGCAAAATTTTATTTTGACGGAATTTACAGGATTAACAGGATTTCCTGCTGCAAATGAGCGCGGATTAATAGTTAACAGGGTTCCTTTCATGCTGTTTCGTGTTTCTTGCGGTTAATGCTCTCCATTTTCAGGCCTTGAATTTCCGGATCTTCAGCATCTCTGCGTTTGACACGTAGAATTTTAAAGACTAAAACCGCATTCAAATAAATATAGTTTTGCGTTAACGCGTAGAATTGCTTCATCTGAAATTAGCACTTTCAAGTTGGGAAGCGAGCTTGCGAGACGCGCCTGCGGCGCGGCTCCCTGTCTTGTGTTTCCCAACAGGGCGTGCTAACCCTCAGATGAGGCACGAACATGGAGTTCGCGCCTCTTTTGTTTTTCATGGCGCTAAAGGAGTGCGAATTCCTGAACATAAAAAAGGGAAGCACATGAAAAACGATAGCATAATCAAAATCGCGTGGGGCAGTGTGATGTTGGCGGTCAGCGGATTGGCTCAGGAGCGCATTACGCTAAGTGACGGGGAAACAGTCAGCATCACCAATGTTACCTTTTTATCAAAATCGGCGGATTACGGCGGTGCGGTTTCAAATGAGAGCGGTGTGTTTTATATGACCGGCGGCGGATTTATCAACAATTCAGCCAAAAATCTCGGCGGTGCGGTTTACAGCACCGGCACAAACGCTTTGGTTGATCTGACGAATGTTTTCTTTTCAAACAATACCGCTACATATCGAGGAGGAGCAATTTTTAATGCTACATCAAGTTCGTTGAATCTGTCAGACAGCATTTTTTTCGGCAATACTGCACGTTTGGGTGGAGCCATCGGAAACCGTGGTGAAGTAACAATATTATCCAGCACATTTGATAGTAATTCCGCGGAAAATAATGCGGGTGCCATCCTGCAGACGGCGACAGGAACGCTTACGTTGTTAGACACAATTTTTAGAGGAAATTCCGCCGCAATAAGTGGTGGAGCTATCGGGAATCTAAGAAGAGTGAATATTATAAGTAATCATTTTGAGAACAACTCGGCCAATAGCGGCGGTGCAATTCATAATAACTCTCTCCATGGAAACGCACATATAAATGTGACAAATACGTTTTTCCTTGAAAACAAATCTGCAGTGCATGGCGGTGCGATTTTTAATAACGGAATCTTCGGGTTAATTGACAGCCGGTTTGAGAACAATACAGCGCAGACAAATGGCGGTGCGATTTTTAATGTGCGGGTGCTCTACACCAATGAGATGATATTAACGGAAGGAGAAATTGCGTTAACAAATGTATTTTTCTCCGGCAATTCAGCTTCCGGTGCCGGCGGAGCGGTAGCAAACTGGTATATTGCCAAGATGACCGGCGGGGCTTTCTCAAATAATGTTGCCGGAGGTAATGGCGGTGCATTTGTGAATGACAGCTGGAGTAATGCTGTAAATGGGCTGGTAAATAGCGGTGATGCGAGTTTTGAAAATGTCCGGTTTGAGAATAATACAGCGAATAATGGCGGAGCCATTGAAAATCGCAGTATTTTAAACATATCCGGCGAAGGCTTTATTAATAACTCCGCCGAAAATTTTGGCGGTGCCGTTAATAATTATAATGCAGATTCTTACGCTTTTCTGACAGATGTATTTTTTGCTGATAATGTAACTTCAAATCGCGGCGGCGCAATCTACAATATCGGCAATTTGGTGATAGAATCCGGTACTTTTTCCGGAAATTCTGCTCAAACGAATGGCGGTGCAATTTTCAATCACGGAACGTTTGTCATAAAGTCGAGCGGATTTACGAATAATCACGCCGTTAATTCCGGCGGTGCAATCTTGAACAATATGACAGATTCCACGAATACATTGGAAAACAGCTTTTTTGTCGAAAATACTGCGAATGCGGGCGGCGCCATTTGGAATGCGCGCGCACTTGACATAACGGAAGCCTTATTTTCAAAAAACAGTGCTCGATTCCGTGGCGGGGCAGTTTTTAATTCCAACTCAAACGGTGTTTTAACGCTTGCAGATGTTCAGTTTCTAGGGAACACGGCAACCAATTCCGGCGGAGCTGTTTTTAATAATCAGGACGCAACTGCAATTGCAACAAACACTATATTTAACGGGAATGAAGTCAGTCGCGGGGACGGCGGTGCGATTTATAACATTGGAAAATTTTATATCACGGATTCTTCGCTGATGAATAACACTGTATCAAATTATGGCGGTGCGGTTTATAACACCGGAACAAATGCAGTGATTGAAATAGCGAACAGTGATTTTACCGCTAATTCAGCCTTATGGGGTGGCGCCATTTTTAATACAAATAACGGGATTATTACCGCAACAAATACTATTTTTTCCGGAAATTCTTCAAAAGGCTCCGGCGGGGCGATTCGTAACTATGGATTATTTGCCATGACCAATGGTTGTTTTACTAATAATTTGACGATAGGCAGAAATTACGGTGGGGCGATTTATAATGTCGGCACAAACGCTACAATAAATTTAACAAATGTCTCTTTTTATAATAATACGGGAGCATATGTCGGAGGAGCTATATATAGTGATAAAGGAAATCTTACGGCGTCAGGCGGTGAGTTTGTAAATAATCATGCAGATTTTGGCGGAGCTGTCATGAATGCATGCGGCTTATTTGTTCATGAAGGGACGGCAAATTTTTCAAAAATGTTATTTCTCGCAAATTCAGCAACAACCAATGGTGGTGCAATTTATAATTCTGGTGTGTTAAATATTTCCGAATGTACGTTCGTTTCTAACTCAGCTTATTCGGGCGGAGCAATTTACGGTCTCCCGCAATCATCATCAAGTGAAGCCTGTATTATAAATCTACAAGATGTTTCTTTCTATGATAATATAGCAACAAATTCTGGCGGCGCAATTTTTGGAACAGGGAATGGTGTTTTTACCTTTGTTGTAAGCGAAAATAAGACAGCAGTATTTTCCGGCAACCGTGATAAAAACGGTGCAAATTCTGTTTTTCTGAATAGCGGATCAATAACGGTTGATACAGCACATGGTGGAATATTAGATATGCGTGACCCAATGCGAGCTGCGAATTCGGCGGTATCGGTTACAAAAACCGGCGGCGGGCGCTGGAAACTTGGCGGGACGAATCATCTTTCCTCTGCAACGGTTTCATTGAATGCCGGAACATTAGAATTATATTCAAGTGCAGTGCTCAATGTAAGTAATTTTTCCGGGCAGGCCGGCGCTGTGGTCACATTTAATTACCCGTCCAGAATTCAAATTGTCGATGAATTCTCCGGTAATGCCACCGTTGTATTAACTGGATATTCTCCGGCGGAAACCAATCTGCTGATCTCCGCAAAGTCGGAAGCCGTGGCGGAAACGATTGCGGCATCATTGCATTTTTTATCGCCGGAATTCGGTGCAATCGCAATCGAACAGAATGTTTATGCCGTTCCGTTCGCATCCGCATTTACCCAGCAGTCGCCGGAACCGGTGCCGTATGCGTGGCTGGAGCTGTATGGACTGGTCGCGCCCGGCAGCTCTGCAGAAGAGTATGAAAATGCCGCAATGGACGATGTTGATCATGACGGATACACCGCCTGGCAGGAATATATTGCCGGAACCGACCCGACCGATGAAAATTCCGTATTCCGTGCAGTTATGGATATGATGAACGGCGAACCGGAAATTACCTGGAATCCGGATTTGACGCCGTTGCGGCATTATTTTGTCGAGGGGCGCGAAACCTTATCCGGCGGGACATGGACAAAAACCAATAACGCCAGTCAATACTTCCGCGTGAAAGTGGAAATGCCGTAATTCCTGACTGCAATTCGAAGAAGGGCACGGCAGATGCCGGGCAGCGCCGGCGGCAATTAACGTAAACTTACGCGATTCAAAAAAGCACTCGCCGAATGGCAGGCAGCGCGGCGGCGATATCCCCGGTGGAACGCGACCTCCGGGCGCGTTTAATCCTGTTCCAAATTCAAACTTAAGCCTGCATCGCTGCCCTGATGCAAAACCCGGTGATATTGAAACGATAACATTGCCCCGCAGTATTTTATTCGCTCAGCGTTTGACTTGCTGCATCGGGTTTTGGCAGACTCACCGGAATTTTACCCGATTTAGAAACGGCCAACTTATTAAACTATAGAACAGGAGGAAAAATGAGCGCCCCGACTAAACATAAAAAGCTGCTTGAATGGGTGGCGGAAATTGAAACCATGTGTACGCCCGACCGCGTTGTCTGGTGTGACGGTTCCAAAGAGGAATATGACCGCTTAATGGGCGAAATGGTTGCCAGCGGAATGGCAATTAAGCTGAATGAAGAAAAACGTCCGAACTGCTATGCGTTTAATTCCGATCTGTCCGACGTGGCGCGCGTTGAAAACCGCACCTATATCGCCTCGCGCAAACAGGAGGATGCCGGCCCGACGAATAACTGGATTGATCCGGTTGAATTGAAAAAAACGATGACGAAACTGTACACCGGCTGTATGAAGGGCCGTACAATGTACATCATTCCGTTCTGTATGGGTCCAATCGATTCTCCAATCGCGAAAAACGCCATCGAAATCACGGACAGCCCGTACGTTGTGGCAAATATGCACATTATGACGCGCGTCTCTTCAAAGGTTCTTGAACTGCTGGGTGAGGACGGTGAATTTATCCCGTGTCTGCACTCTGTCGGTGCTCCGCTGGAGCCGGGACAGAAAGACAGCCGCTGGCCGTGCGCGCCGATTGAACAGAAATATATTGCGCACTTCCCGGAAGAAAATCTGATCTGGTCCTACGGCTCCGGGTACGGCGGCAACGCGCTGCTCGGCAAAAAATGCCTGGCGCTGCGTATCGCATCCAATATGGCACGCCATGAAGGCTGGATGGCTGAACACATGCTCATTCTCCGCTTCACGAACCCGGAAGGACGTCAGTTCCATATCGCGGCGGCATTCCCGAGCGCCTGCGGAAAAACCAATCTCGCCATGCTGCAGTCCACGGTTCCGGGCTGGAAAGTGGAAACCGTCGGCGACGATATCGCCTGGATGAAGCAGGGCCCGGATGGACGTCTTTACGCCATCAATCCGGAAGCCGGCTTCTTCGGGGTTGCGCCGGGAACCAGCCAGGAATCCAATCCGATGGCACTGGCAACCTGCCGTTCCAACAGCATTTTCACCAACGTGGTGGTCACTAACGACGGCGATATCTGGTGGGAAGGCATGGGCGTTGATTGCGAAGGCGGAACTGACTGGAAAAACCAGCCGTGGAAACCGGGTACGGTTGATGCCGACGGCAAAAAAATCCCCGGAGCGCACCCGAACAGCCGCTTTACTGCACCGGCGGCGCAGTGTCCGGTGATTTGCGCCGACTGGGAAAAACCGTCCGGCGTTCCGATTGACATCTTCATTTTCGGCGGACGCCGCACAAACACTATGCCGCTCGTTCATGAAGCCTACAGCTTTGATCACGGCGTGTATATGGGGGCAACCGCTGCTTCTGAACCAACTGCCGCCGCGCTCGACGTCAAACAGTCTCTGCGTTTTGATCCGTTTGCCATGACGCCGTTCATCGGCTACAACGGCGGCGATTACATGCAGCACTGGTTTGATATGGGTGACAAACTCGGCGACAAAGCGCCGCGCTGTTTCTACGTCAACTGGTTCCGTAAAGACGAAGACGGCAAATGGCTGTGGCCGGGATTCGGCGAAAACAGCCGCGTGCTAAAATGGATGTGCGAACGCGTTGAAGGCAAAGTCGGTGCCAGAGAAACGCCGATCGGTCTGATGCCGGAAGAGGGCGGAATTACGCTCGACGGACTCGACATCCCGGAAGCCGATTGGAATGAACTGATGAAAGTCGATAAAGATCTCTTCCGTAAAACGGTTGCGGATGCCGAAGAGTATCTCGCGGAGTTCGGCGATAAACTGCCGAAACGCATGACAGAACAGCTCAAGGAAATGAAAAAGCGTTTGGCTTAATCATTCAGCCGTTGAAACAAAAACGCGCCGGCATTCCGGCGCGTTTTTTATTATCTGATCGTAATGATCACATCATCATCAAACGTCACGCGCGGGGCGCGGTGTTCCGGCGGCGAGAACGACGGCAGAATGCGGTAATAGACCTGCAGCGACAGTGAGCACAGCGCGGTGGAATAAATTTTTTCTTCGCCGGTTTTCTGATTCGGCCCGAGCCACCAGCCCTCTGCGTGCTGATTTGACAGCAGCATCGGCGCAAACTTTGCATTCCAGGTTTTCCACCGTGAACCGCCGCGCTGGAACACCGCCTGCGTGTTGTAATACCACTCATACGTCGCCGGCAGGCTTTTATTAATCGGATTCAGCCACGCCGTTTCCCAGTCGCTCACGCCGAACTCATGCATGTAACGCAAACCGGCGGAGACCATCGGGTCGGTATGCAAACCGAGCAGTTGCAAACTCAATACCATCGCGCCGCTCATGACCGGCCCGCCCTCGCGCGGCGCGATCAGCAGATCGCCCTTCCGGTAAAACCAGATTCCGTTTCCTTTATACAAAAATGCGACTCCCTGCGCCGCGCGCTCCAGCGCCGCCGGAATTTCCGGCAGTAAAATTCCGGCGGCCTCGGCCGCCCTCAACGCCTGCACCTGCCAGCTTGTCGCCGACGCGTCGGCGATATCCTGTTCATACCAGTTGCCCCACGCACCGCAATGCAACTGACCGGCGCTGATCACGCGAATGCCTTTTTCCACCGATGCTTTCAGCGCCGGCGCACGCGTTAATGCATACGCCTCCGCCAGCGCATATGTCGCCTGCGCGTGTGCATACACACCGAGATCCTCGCCGGATTTTTCCGGCCGCACCGCTGCCAGCGGAACAAACAATCCGCTGTCCGGCTGCTGCTGCGAAAGCAGATATTCGATCGCGCGCTGAACCGTGCCGCCAAATTGTTCCGACGCCGGTGTTTCGCCGTGCGCCAGAAATGCCAGCAGCGCCAGCGCCGTCAACCGCGTCGCGCGCTGCTCATTCATCATCGATGCAATCCACTCGCGCTGATGCCAGCTTTGATTATACGCCGATACCGCGCCCCAATATCCTTCCGGCGTCTGCTGCGCCGCCAGCCATTCCAGGCTCCGCATCACCGCCGCTTCAACCTGCTCGCCGTAACCGCCGGCGAACTGTTGCAGCCGGTTACTGCGCGCGCCGGCGGAGCGCCCTGCAAACAGTCCCTGCATCACCAGCGGACTCTGAATTTCATGCATTGCCAGCCCGGCAAGGTCCGGCATATCCGGTGCCGACATTTCCACCGGCACGTCCGGCAGCGCCGGAACATCGCCCGGCGCAGTCATTAAATTACTGTCCGGCGGCAGTTCATCCAGTTTTTGCAGCGCTTGCTCGATTTCCGGAATCTCTTCGTGCTCCATTACCTGAACCTGCACCTCGCGGCCTGTGTCCAGCGCTTCAAAAATCACCAGATTAATCAGCACAATCAGCACGATCGCATTAACTGCGATTGCCGCCGCCAGCCCGCCGAAACGATCTAGAATTTTGCTAATATATTTCTGAAGCATATTATTTTTCTATAGCCACCAAAAACACAAGAAGCCACAAGACCGGAGCTGTGTTACCATTGTGTGTTTTTGATGTTTTTGTGACCATGACTTTTCATTATTTATTTTAATCCATGATAAATTTTTTAATGTAGAGTTTTGGGGAACCGAAATTAATCAACAATCCATCGCGAATCCGTGATGATTTTAAATAACCTAAAAGTTGCGCGATGTGTTCTTCGGTAGTCGCTCTGCACGCCTTCAACTCAACAATCAGACGATCTTCAATAAACAAATCAGCAAAATACTCTCCCAAATTTGTCCCGTCCTCATCATATACAGTTAACGGGTATTGTTGTTTTACTTTTAACCCGGCTTTTTGGAGCCGGTGAAACAAAGCATGCTCATAAATTTTTTCCAAATGTCCGTTCCGATGATACTTATGTATTGCGAAACTGGTCTCGCGCACAACATCACAAAGTTCGTGAATATGCATATCCCTCCTCTTTTTGTGAATTTTCGTGCTTTTTTGTGGCCATTCTCTTACTCCGCGCTTACCACCGAAATTTTTGAAAGTCCGTTTTGCGCACACAGATCTAAAACGCCCACCAGCTTCGCATGTTCCGAGCCGCCGGCGCAGGTGATCAGTACCGTCTGATTTTTACTGAACCCGGCCAGGCGCATTACAATCGATGTTAACTCCGCGCGCGAAACCGCACGTCCGTTCAGGCTGTAGCCGTTTTCAAAACCGCCCTCAGTAAATACAGCAATGCGGATCATTTTCGGCGGCGTACGTTGTTCCGTTTGCGACGGATCCGGCGCCGGACGTGAAACATCCAGATGCGCCAGCACGTCCGGTGTAGAAAACGTTACCAGAAAATAAATCAGCAGTTGAAATACCACGTCAATCATCGGCGTCATCGACACTTCGATCGGAACATCCTCGCGCACTCGTTTTTTTCGTTTCATAATTTGGTCGAACGTCTGAAGGTCAAAAGTCGAAAGTCATTTGCGCAAATAATTCTCTAACGTTCCAATTCCGCATTGAAACTCCGGCACGTTGAATCTGATCGCGGAAGCTGTAATCCCGGATTTTTCTGAAATCACCGTATATCTGCTGCACCAGGATGCGCGCATCCTGCCAGATCCGTAAATCTTCAAACCGTTCCACTTTATTCATAATATTTCTTCTCCTCTTGCGCCTTTAAGACGTTCGACCTTCAGACCTTTGACTGCCTTTGGCTGAATCCTTCGTCGCGATAAAACTGATTTTATAAAGTCCGGCGCCGGTGCAGGCATCGAGAACACGTTTGACATCTGAATGTTTCGCGGCGGCATCGGCGCGGATACGGATTGGAATTGACGGACCGGCGGCGCCGTACTCTGCCACCGTTTTCGCAAGAATCTGTTTCAGCCGTTCACCGGAAAGCGGCGTGCGCGCGATAAAAATCCTCCCTTTGTCATCCACCTCGACGGTGATCGTGCGCGGATCTTTTTCTTCAGCGACCAGGGGTCCGTGCGGTGAATCCGGCAGCAGCAGAAATTCGCTGACCGCTTCTTTTTCGAGCTGAACGGTGCAGACAAAAAAGATGATCATTTGAAACACCACGTCGATCATCGCCGTCATGTTAATATTGCCATCAGCCTGTTTTAAACGTGCCATGATTCATTGTCGAAAGTCCAAAGTCTAAACGTCGAAAGCCCACATCAAATGACTTGCGACCTTTGACCTTCAGACCTGCGACTCTCCTTTCACCTTTTTCATCAACTCCAGCGTCAGCGCTTCCATGGTGAGAATAATTTTTGCGGCGCGATTGCGGAAAAACGAAAAGAATCCGAGCGTCGGCACTGCGATGACCAGACCGGCCGCGGTGGTATACAGCGCCTGAGAGATGTTGGTTGCCAGCATCGCATTTTTGGCGGCGCCGGCTTCGGTGCCAAGTGTGGCGAATGCCAGAATCATTCCCTGTACCGTTCCGAGCAGCCCGAGCATCGGCGCGAGATTGCCGACGACATTCAGATAATTAATCCGCTGCATTATTTTTTCGCTTTCAAGGTCGGCAGCAACAGAAACCGCATCCTGTACTGCTTCCATTCCTTCGCCGGCGTCTGAAAAACCGGCCGACAGAATATTCGACAGCGCGCCCGGTTCTCCGCCGCAAAGCGATCCGGCAGTTTGCAGGTCGCCGGAATTCAGTGCGGCGCGAATATTATGAACCAGCGCCGCCGGAATAATCCGCCTGACACGGATTTTAATAAATGAGTCCACAATCAGATAGGTTCCGGCGACCGACAGCGCCGCGAGCGACAGCCACAGAACGACACCGAGAAATCCGCCGTCTAACACTACATCCATAAATCCCGTGCCGGCGACCGGCTCTTCCGCCGCCTGAACGCTTTCGTTCGCGACAATTTCCTGCGCGCGCGCTGTCACGGTGCAAATAGACATTAACACCGCAAACAACAGGCCGGAGGGACAGCGGCCTCGCTGTCCGGTCGCCGGGGCCGGCGACCCTCCAGTTGATTGATTGATGATTTGTTCTACTGATATTTTTTTCATTTCACATCTCCTTTGGCTAAGACTGCAAATTCTGAAGCGGGAAATTCGCTAATCACCCGGTTAAAAAATTCCGGCGCGCGCGGATCGTTCAGCTTTTTCAACGCGACGCCGGTTTTATAAATCGCTTCAGGCTGAACGGCTGTCTGCTCGCGAAACAGAATGACGGTGCGCAGATAGTCGAGCAGGGCCTCTTCCGCCTGACCGGCGGCAAATTTCATATCGCCGCGGATAATCTGCGCCCGTGCCGCCGCTGCGCGCGAACCGCTCGCGATATCTTCATCGACCATCGCC
The sequence above is drawn from the Kiritimatiellales bacterium genome and encodes:
- a CDS encoding biopolymer transporter ExbD, whose translation is MARLKQADGNINMTAMIDVVFQMIIFFVCTVQLEKEAVSEFLLLPDSPHGPLVAEEKDPRTITVEVDDKGRIFIARTPLSGERLKQILAKTVAEYGAAGPSIPIRIRADAAAKHSDVKRVLDACTGAGLYKISFIATKDSAKGSQRSEGRTS
- a CDS encoding biopolymer transporter ExbD, which gives rise to MKRKKRVREDVPIEVSMTPMIDVVFQLLIYFLVTFSTPDVLAHLDVSRPAPDPSQTEQRTPPKMIRIAVFTEGGFENGYSLNGRAVSRAELTSIVMRLAGFSKNQTVLITCAGGSEHAKLVGVLDLCAQNGLSKISVVSAE
- a CDS encoding four helix bundle protein; this encodes MNKVERFEDLRIWQDARILVQQIYGDFRKIRDYSFRDQIQRAGVSMRNWNVRELFAQMTFDF
- the pyrH gene encoding UMP kinase yields the protein MKYKRILLKLSGEALQNRETGLSIDPAVLEAIGRQFKELIKAGAEIAVVVGGGNIFRGLAGEKGGTDRTTGDHMGMLATVINSLALQSALENEGIQTRVMTAINMQEVAEPFIRRKAMRHLEKGRVVIFGGGTGNPYFTTDSAAALRASEIGADVLMKATKVDGIYTADPVEDKTATRFDKITYADALNKQLKIMDAAAFSLCMENDIPIVVFNFFKEGEMLRVFRGDNTGTLVTH
- a CDS encoding phosphoenolpyruvate carboxykinase (GTP), encoding MSAPTKHKKLLEWVAEIETMCTPDRVVWCDGSKEEYDRLMGEMVASGMAIKLNEEKRPNCYAFNSDLSDVARVENRTYIASRKQEDAGPTNNWIDPVELKKTMTKLYTGCMKGRTMYIIPFCMGPIDSPIAKNAIEITDSPYVVANMHIMTRVSSKVLELLGEDGEFIPCLHSVGAPLEPGQKDSRWPCAPIEQKYIAHFPEENLIWSYGSGYGGNALLGKKCLALRIASNMARHEGWMAEHMLILRFTNPEGRQFHIAAAFPSACGKTNLAMLQSTVPGWKVETVGDDIAWMKQGPDGRLYAINPEAGFFGVAPGTSQESNPMALATCRSNSIFTNVVVTNDGDIWWEGMGVDCEGGTDWKNQPWKPGTVDADGKKIPGAHPNSRFTAPAAQCPVICADWEKPSGVPIDIFIFGGRRTNTMPLVHEAYSFDHGVYMGATAASEPTAAALDVKQSLRFDPFAMTPFIGYNGGDYMQHWFDMGDKLGDKAPRCFYVNWFRKDEDGKWLWPGFGENSRVLKWMCERVEGKVGARETPIGLMPEEGGITLDGLDIPEADWNELMKVDKDLFRKTVADAEEYLAEFGDKLPKRMTEQLKEMKKRLA
- a CDS encoding GxxExxY protein, whose translation is MHIHELCDVVRETSFAIHKYHRNGHLEKIYEHALFHRLQKAGLKVKQQYPLTVYDEDGTNLGEYFADLFIEDRLIVELKACRATTEEHIAQLLGYLKSSRIRDGLLINFGSPKLYIKKFIMD
- a CDS encoding MotA/TolQ/ExbB proton channel family protein, producing MKKISVEQIINQSTGGSPAPATGQRGRCPSGLLFAVLMSICTVTARAQEIVANESVQAAEEPVAGTGFMDVVLDGGFLGVVLWLSLAALSVAGTYLIVDSFIKIRVRRIIPAALVHNIRAALNSGDLQTAGSLCGGEPGALSNILSAGFSDAGEGMEAVQDAVSVAADLESEKIMQRINYLNVVGNLAPMLGLLGTVQGMILAFATLGTEAGAAKNAMLATNISQALYTTAAGLVIAVPTLGFFSFFRNRAAKIILTMEALTLELMKKVKGESQV